The genomic interval ATCCTGCATATTCTAAGTGAATTGGCATTTTGTATTTTTTACTCAACTCATTTAATCTTTTAGCACTATCTTCAGCTAAACTATATAATTCATTGTCATCTATCTTATCGTCACTATTTTTAGAAGTAAAATGTACTATAAAGTGGTCTGTAGGCATACTTCTTGCCATATCTAAATTAATCTCTAGTATTTCAAAGGTAGCTTCTCTAAGTCTTTTATTACTATTTAAATAATAAGTTACTGTAGGATCTGTCTGATGAAATACTGGAGCATGATAAGTTATTTTTATAGGACGCTTTTTTGAAAGTTTTAATAAAGAAGTAATCTCCTTAGCACCTGAGAATTTATGACATAATTGAACTCTTTTAAAATTTTTATTTAATATATAATCTATTCCAACATTGTGAATAGATATTCCCAAAAGATGGTTCATGATTATCCTCCTTAGACTTTGTAACAATTTATATTATATCTTATGTTATAGGTAAAAGTGAAGTAGCTTGTATAGAATACATTCTCTATATTATTCTGTATTTTCTCTTTTATTCTTGTTTTTATATATTTTAATTATTTTTTACATTTTAATTTTTTACTTGCTATTTCCATAAATTATAACTTCTGATATATTATATCATAAATACTTATTGAAAAGCGAACATAAGCTCGCTCCACTAGGACCACCTAGCTTCCTTTTTCGTGAAAAACAAAGTCTGTTATGTCGATTTGTTATTTAGTAGTTTGATGTTAGATTATATGACATACAGTAAATATACTTTCTTATATAATAGAAAACGGTGGATATCCCACCGCTATTATTTCTACTCACTCTTTAATAATTCAGCTAAGTACTTATTAAAATCTTCTTTTAAGTCTTCTCGTTCTAATGCAAATTCTACTGTTGCTTGTAAAAATCCCAATTTATTACCTACATCATATCTTTTTCCTTCAAAGGTATATGCATACATTGCTTGTTTTGTAGCAAGCTCCTTAAGAGCATCTGTTAATTGTATTTCTCCTCCTGCTCCTGGTTTTGTATGTTCTAATATTTCAAATATCTCTGGAGTTATAATATATCTACCAAGTATAGCCACATTAGATGGAGCTTCATCAACAGATGGTTTTTCCACTAAGTCTTTTACCTTATATACTCCACCTTCTATATGCTTTCCTGCTACTATACCATATTTATTTACATCTTCTTTCGCTACTTCTTGTACACCTAATATTGTAGTTTTATATTCATCATACACATCAATAAGCTGCTTAAGGCAAGGCTTAGTCTTAGCATTAACTATATCATCACCTAGAAGTACTGCAAAGGGTTCATCATTGATAAAAGTTTTTGCACAATGTATTGCATGTCCTAATCCTTTTGGCTCCTTTTGCCTTATATAATGTATATTGA from Caldisalinibacter kiritimatiensis carries:
- a CDS encoding sugar phosphate isomerase/epimerase family protein, with protein sequence MNHLLGISIHNVGIDYILNKNFKRVQLCHKFSGAKEITSLLKLSKKRPIKITYHAPVFHQTDPTVTYYLNSNKRLREATFEILEINLDMARSMPTDHFIVHFTSKNSDDKIDDNELYSLAEDSAKRLNELSKKYKMPIHLEYAGYNNRFYKPKDWVQLISKYDNLGICLDVGHFYISCQLNNMDYFTELDRMLPVIESMHLWNTRGLEDIKKYGHIPVHPSQRTEEGWIDIENTLKLVLSYNRDINIVFEPDFNYGDIKYAQEGINWVNELVYGLTERSNKLMAEG
- the galU gene encoding UTP--glucose-1-phosphate uridylyltransferase GalU translates to MSIKKAIIPAAGLGTRFLPATKAQPKEMLPIVDKPTIQYIIEEAIESGIEDILIITGRNKRAIEDHFDKSVELELMLENKGKNELLELVKDISNMVNIHYIRQKEPKGLGHAIHCAKTFINDEPFAVLLGDDIVNAKTKPCLKQLIDVYDEYKTTILGVQEVAKEDVNKYGIVAGKHIEGGVYKVKDLVEKPSVDEAPSNVAILGRYIITPEIFEILEHTKPGAGGEIQLTDALKELATKQAMYAYTFEGKRYDVGNKLGFLQATVEFALEREDLKEDFNKYLAELLKSE